A DNA window from Buttiauxella agrestis contains the following coding sequences:
- a CDS encoding helix-turn-helix domain-containing protein, which translates to MTLSHSPTFLPFQDWHPADIIAALRKKGTSLAAESRAAGLSSSTLANALTRPWAKGELLISKAIGVPAETIWPSRYFDPQTHAPVTRLMRARHPK; encoded by the coding sequence ATGACACTTTCACACAGCCCCACTTTCCTGCCCTTTCAGGACTGGCACCCAGCCGACATCATCGCCGCACTGCGTAAAAAAGGCACCTCACTGGCAGCCGAATCCCGCGCCGCGGGTTTAAGTTCATCGACGCTCGCCAACGCACTGACACGCCCGTGGGCAAAAGGGGAACTGCTAATAAGCAAAGCGATTGGCGTGCCCGCCGAAACCATCTGGCCGAGCCGCTATTTTGATCCGCAGACCCACGCGCCTGTCACAAGGCTAATGCGCGCACGTCATCCGAAATAA
- a CDS encoding peptidase domain-containing ABC transporter — MDVLKWTGRKHLPVIRQTESAECGLACLAMLACWHGLQTDLPTLRERFSISTQGMTLQRLIECASGIRLSPRAVRLEPDDLKSLTLPCILHWNMNHFVVLSQVRGNKLVIHDPDRGKLTLSLREVGKYFTGIAVEMTPAGDFSPRNEKKKIRLRQLTGKTPGLFPAMLRIIVFALALEILALGTPLLNQMVIDEVLVAADQSLLTIIIIALLLLSLTQLLLSLARQWASITLSVNFNMQWTARVFHHLIRLPLTWFDARSKGSISARFDAVDTIQQALTTQILEGILDVLLVVTSLGMMLLYSPEMTLIAAVVSVIYALLRALWYPSLRQSAEDTWDAGARESGHFLETLNGILSLRINGVIAQREAAWLNLNVTRRNTQLRQNRLTMCYDIAHTLTASLVSAIILCKGAGEVLNGTFTVGMLVAYLSYQGRFSASISSLTDKFFSWRMLDIYNERLADIVMSPAEGHQPHDESLDNNMHDITPKVQRVVSDETLPPLSLEHIIFSHKGSNTQIISDISLTLNPGEVVAITGKSGCGKSTLVKLILGIHTPDEGVIRTFGIPHNHPDYFQVRQRIGTVLQDDHLFRGSVADNIIFFSEERCQERMMQCARLALIDSDIMAMPMGYQTLIGETGGGLSGGQKQRILLARALYKQPGFLLLDEATSHLDVESEIIISQTLRQSGISVLLIAHRPETLASADRILIMDKGTIFQEIAGNHTFIVRKK, encoded by the coding sequence ATGGATGTACTGAAATGGACGGGAAGAAAGCATCTTCCGGTGATCCGCCAGACGGAATCGGCCGAGTGTGGTTTAGCCTGTCTGGCGATGCTGGCCTGCTGGCACGGTCTGCAAACCGATTTACCCACACTACGTGAACGTTTCAGCATTAGTACGCAGGGAATGACCCTTCAGCGTCTCATAGAGTGTGCTTCCGGTATTCGCCTGTCTCCCCGCGCTGTCAGGCTTGAGCCTGACGATCTGAAATCCCTGACGCTGCCCTGCATTCTCCACTGGAACATGAACCATTTTGTCGTGCTTAGCCAGGTTCGGGGAAACAAGCTGGTAATACACGATCCTGACCGGGGAAAACTCACACTTTCCCTCCGAGAAGTGGGTAAATACTTTACCGGGATCGCCGTGGAGATGACGCCAGCTGGCGATTTTTCGCCACGTAATGAAAAGAAAAAAATCCGCCTCCGCCAGCTCACCGGGAAAACCCCCGGTTTATTTCCGGCAATGTTACGGATCATCGTTTTTGCCCTGGCGCTGGAAATATTAGCGCTTGGTACCCCTTTACTTAACCAGATGGTGATTGATGAAGTGCTGGTTGCGGCCGACCAGAGTCTGCTGACCATTATCATTATCGCCCTGCTGCTGCTGTCCCTGACACAGCTGCTGTTATCACTGGCCCGCCAGTGGGCCAGTATCACCTTATCCGTCAATTTTAATATGCAGTGGACCGCCCGGGTGTTTCATCATCTGATACGCCTTCCCCTGACCTGGTTCGATGCCAGAAGCAAAGGGAGTATCAGTGCCCGCTTTGACGCTGTAGATACCATACAGCAGGCTTTAACCACACAGATTCTCGAGGGGATTCTGGATGTGCTTCTTGTTGTGACATCCCTCGGCATGATGTTGCTGTACAGCCCGGAAATGACACTGATAGCCGCTGTGGTGTCTGTTATCTATGCCCTGCTGCGAGCGCTCTGGTATCCGTCTCTGCGACAGTCCGCAGAAGATACCTGGGATGCCGGTGCCCGGGAGTCCGGCCATTTTCTGGAAACCCTGAACGGGATCCTGAGCCTGAGGATCAACGGTGTGATTGCCCAGCGTGAAGCCGCCTGGCTTAACCTCAATGTCACACGCAGGAACACGCAGCTACGTCAGAACAGACTGACCATGTGCTATGACATTGCACATACGCTGACAGCCAGTCTGGTATCCGCGATTATTCTGTGTAAAGGGGCCGGTGAAGTCCTTAACGGGACATTTACGGTCGGCATGCTCGTTGCTTATTTATCCTATCAGGGGCGTTTTTCTGCCAGCATCAGCAGCCTGACAGACAAATTTTTTTCGTGGCGCATGCTGGATATCTATAATGAACGGCTGGCCGATATTGTGATGAGCCCTGCGGAAGGGCATCAGCCACATGACGAGTCGCTTGATAACAACATGCATGACATAACACCGAAAGTTCAGAGGGTTGTCTCAGATGAGACACTTCCCCCGTTGTCGCTGGAACACATTATTTTCAGCCATAAAGGCAGTAATACTCAGATTATCAGTGATATATCACTGACTCTGAATCCGGGTGAGGTCGTGGCCATCACGGGGAAGTCCGGTTGTGGGAAATCGACACTGGTCAAACTTATCCTGGGTATTCATACCCCTGACGAAGGTGTGATCCGGACTTTCGGTATTCCTCACAACCATCCGGATTATTTTCAGGTTCGCCAACGGATCGGAACGGTACTGCAGGATGATCACCTCTTCCGGGGCTCTGTCGCGGACAACATCATTTTCTTCAGTGAAGAGCGCTGTCAGGAACGCATGATGCAGTGTGCCCGGCTTGCACTGATTGACAGCGATATTATGGCCATGCCAATGGGTTACCAGACATTAATTGGTGAAACCGGTGGTGGGCTTTCAGGAGGACAAAAGCAACGGATCCTGCTGGCCCGGGCATTGTATAAGCAACCCGGTTTTTTATTGCTGGATGAAGCCACCAGTCATCTGGATGTGGAAAGCGAAATCATCATCAGCCAGACACTGAGACAGTCCGGCATATCGGTGCTGCTCATTGCCCACCGACCAGAAACACTGGCTTCTGCTGATCGCATCCTCATTATGGATAAAGGCACTATTTTTCAAGAAATCGCAGGAAATCACACATTCATTGTTAGAAAAAAATGA
- the uraH gene encoding hydroxyisourate hydrolase: MKILAASILSLISFSVLAAPEGTLSVHILNQQTGLPSQGVVVELDKQESSSWKHLATSKTDTGGRIKSLFPDAGDMEPGIYKVTFKVGDYFKANNQETFFPSVPVIFNVTKTNQKLHIPLLLSQYGYSTYRGS; this comes from the coding sequence ATGAAAATTTTAGCGGCTTCTATCCTCTCCTTGATCAGCTTCAGCGTACTTGCAGCACCCGAAGGAACGCTTAGTGTTCATATTCTCAACCAACAGACTGGTTTACCTTCGCAAGGCGTAGTCGTCGAGTTGGACAAACAAGAGAGTTCTTCCTGGAAGCACCTTGCGACTTCGAAAACGGATACCGGCGGCAGAATCAAATCACTTTTCCCGGACGCTGGTGATATGGAACCTGGCATCTATAAAGTGACCTTTAAGGTGGGGGATTATTTCAAAGCAAATAATCAGGAAACATTCTTCCCGTCAGTTCCTGTGATTTTTAACGTCACAAAGACGAATCAAAAGCTCCATATCCCTTTGCTGTTGAGTCAATACGGTTACTCAACTTACCGGGGGAGTTAA
- a CDS encoding HlyD family secretion protein: MSLFRKEAVDHQNDAGHGDIIIPTSFGISFSATATIGLIALIFTFLYWGQYTRKAHLSGIVMPSTGLIKITPQYPGYITDLTVSEGQHVAASAPLYHISGERYNGQGAGTLAAMSLSLKTQYSMLTSQQTLEQRDNSQQQQATRQRISSQQPQLKSAEERLTHAEHQVQLSASVMSRYQKLVATHYVSDIEYQQKQIEVSAAQENVENQRQQLLQLHTTLDTAEDDLKHLITQGESRQAELDRQLQGIRQQQLELAGQANFTLTSPVSGTVAAILVRQGQSAKAAEPVMTLIPDNARLQIELYASSQHAGFIQPGQRVALRFAAFPYQKFGVQYGTIREISRTTLTASDLLSVSPVTWKENEGHYRVIVVPEHTFILAYGRNEPLRPGMTLEGDVSLDTRHLWEWLTEPLWSLKGKL, translated from the coding sequence ATGAGTCTGTTTCGAAAGGAAGCTGTAGACCATCAAAACGATGCAGGACATGGAGATATCATTATTCCGACATCGTTTGGTATATCGTTCAGCGCAACAGCAACGATCGGACTGATAGCTTTAATTTTTACTTTCCTTTATTGGGGTCAGTATACCCGTAAAGCACACCTGTCCGGCATTGTAATGCCCTCAACCGGGCTGATAAAAATAACACCTCAATATCCCGGATACATCACGGACTTAACGGTTTCGGAAGGTCAGCACGTAGCTGCCAGCGCCCCTCTTTATCACATCAGTGGTGAACGCTATAACGGGCAAGGAGCTGGAACGCTGGCAGCCATGAGCCTGTCACTGAAAACACAGTATTCGATGCTGACTTCACAGCAGACACTCGAGCAGCGTGATAACAGTCAGCAACAGCAGGCCACCCGGCAACGCATTTCCTCCCAGCAGCCACAGCTAAAAAGTGCAGAAGAACGTCTCACTCATGCTGAACATCAGGTGCAGTTATCCGCTTCCGTTATGAGTCGCTATCAGAAACTCGTCGCCACCCATTACGTTTCAGATATCGAGTATCAACAGAAACAAATCGAGGTCTCTGCAGCACAGGAAAACGTCGAAAACCAGCGTCAGCAGCTTCTACAGCTACACACCACGCTGGATACGGCCGAAGACGATCTGAAGCACCTCATCACACAGGGCGAAAGCCGGCAGGCAGAGCTCGACAGACAACTTCAGGGGATCCGACAACAACAGCTTGAGCTGGCGGGCCAGGCAAATTTCACACTGACCTCACCAGTATCCGGCACCGTGGCCGCCATACTCGTCAGACAGGGGCAGTCAGCCAAAGCGGCAGAGCCGGTCATGACTCTGATACCGGATAATGCCCGCCTGCAGATAGAACTCTATGCATCCAGCCAGCATGCCGGCTTTATCCAGCCGGGGCAGCGCGTGGCCCTCCGGTTTGCGGCTTTCCCTTACCAGAAGTTCGGTGTTCAGTATGGAACTATCCGCGAAATCAGCCGGACGACGCTGACCGCCTCCGATTTACTCTCCGTATCCCCGGTAACCTGGAAGGAAAACGAAGGCCACTATCGTGTGATTGTGGTGCCTGAACATACGTTTATCCTGGCTTACGGGCGAAACGAACCGCTGAGACCCGGCATGACCCTTGAAGGGGATGTCAGCCTTGATACCCGCCACCTGTGGGAATGGCTGACCGAGCCACTCTGGAGCCTTAAAGGAAAACTGTAA
- a CDS encoding ash family protein → MSPHTCWMHSSKTVLTTSMVAQAGQPSGWPVSL, encoded by the coding sequence ATGTCTCCGCACACCTGTTGGATGCACAGTTCAAAAACTGTACTCACAACTTCAATGGTGGCTCAGGCAGGGCAGCCTTCGGGCTGGCCGGTGTCCTTGTAG